Part of the Streptomyces sp. f51 genome is shown below.
GCGGGTCCGGTCTGCCCGTCACCGTGATTACCGAGCTGTCCACCACGCCCCGCGGTCTCACCATCACCCCCGTGAGCGTCCAGATCCTCGGCCGGGCCATACCGGTGTCGGAGCTCTCCGCGCTGCCGGGCGCCGGCGGCCTCGCCGCGAAGCTCAAGCCGCGCACCATCGACATCCGGAAGCCGCCGCGGGGGGCCACCCTCGTCGGCGCCCACGCCGAAAGCGCCGGTCTCGTCCTGGACTTCAAGGTGGCCCCGGCCGGTGAGGGGACGACCGCACGGACGGCCGGTGCGGTGTCGGCGTGCGGGGCGGGGAAGGGGCGGGCCGAGAGCTGAAGCCGCGCGCCCGCGAGGGCGGAGCCGTCCATGACCGAGGGCGCCGATTCGTGGGTGGGGAGCCGCCGGAGCGCCCCGGCTGACGCGAGTGCGGAGCCGCGAGCTTGCGCGTGCGCGAAAAATGGCAGGGATGACAATTGACGGCACTGTCATCTTCCCGGTTAAGTTGTGGCAGTCCTGTCACTTCTTCTGGAGGCGTGGTGTCCCTTCCCCCTGCCCCGCTGTCCCTGGCGCCGCCCTCCGTCGCGGCCCGGCCGTCCGCCCTGCACCGCACGGGCGCCTTCTGCGCCCGGCACCCGGTGTGGGTGATCACCGCCTGGCTGCTGGTGCTGGCGGCCGCGTTCGCGGGCCGGCACGCGGTCGGGGCGACCTTCGGCGACCAGGTCAGCCTGCCCGGCAGCCGGACGGCCGTGGGCGCCGACCTGCTGGAGAGGTCCGACCCGACGGCGGGCGCGGCCGGCGGAAAGGTCGTCCTCCACGTCGACTCGGGCAAGGTGTCCGACCACGCCGCCGCGCTGGAGGAGACGCTCGGCCGGCTGAAGGGCCTGCCCCACGCCACCGCCGTGGCCGCGCCGGTGACCAGCGCGGACGGTGCGACGGCGTACATCGCGGTGTCCTTCGACCGGAAGCTGAAGTCCCTCGGCCACGGCTACACCGAACGGCTCGACCAGGCGACAACTCCCGCCCGGGACGCGGGAATCGGCGTCGGCTACGGCGGCGACCTGCACGACATCGTGCGCGCACCCGCCGACGACGCCGTCGCCGAGGCGACCGGCGTCGGTGCCGCGCTCATCGTGCTGCTGCTCGCCTTCGGGAGCGTCGCCGCCGCCCTCATGCCCCTGGTCACCGCCCTGATCAGTGTCAGCGTGGGCCTCGGGGTGGTCGGCATCGTGGCCGGCACGCTGACCTTCGCCACCTCCGCACCCACCCTGGCCACGATGATCGGGCTCGGCGTCGGCATCGACTACGCGCTCTTCCTCATCACGCGGTTCCGGCAGTACGTGATCGACGGGGACGATCCCCGAACGGCCGTGGGGCGGACGACCGCCGTCAGCGGCAAGGCGGTTCTGGTCGCCGCCGTCACGGTGGCCGTGGCCCTGCTCAGCCTCTACGCCTGCGGACTGACCATGATCGGTCGGCTGGGTCTCGCCGCCACGATCGCGGTGGTTGTCACGGCCGCGGCGGCGCTCACCCTGGTGCCCGCGGCCATGGGGCTCGTGGGCCGCCGTGTCGACGTACTCCGTGTGCGGCGCAGGCCGGTCGCCGAGAGCGCGGGCGACCACGACGGATGGCACCGCTACGCACGTCTGGTCGCCCGGCACCCGTGGCGGTTCTTCACCGCCGGCTTCGTCCTCGTCGCCCTCTGCTCCGTACCCCTGTTCTCGATGCGCCTCGGGCACATCGACGACGGCACGGATCCGGCGGGCAGCACGACCCGCGACGCCTACGACTGGATCGCCGACGCCGACGGTCCCGGCTTCGGGCCGGGTGTGAACGGCCCCTTCACCCTGGTCGTCGACCTCGCCCACGCGACCGTGCCCGCCGACCGGGTCGCGAGCCGCCTCACCGACGGACTGACGAGGACGGACGGCGTCGCGAACGTCGCGCCACCGCGGACCAGCGCCGACGGCAAGGTCCTCGTCACCACCGTCGTTCCCGCCACCGGCCCCCAATCGGCCGCCACCGGGGCCCTGTTCGCCACGCTCACCGACACCGCCGTGCCCCACGCGCTCGAAGGCACCGGAACGCGGGGGTACGTGACCGGCAGCACCGCGGGCCAGATCGAGTTCCGCGACACCGTCACCGAGCGCCTGCCCCTCATCATCGCCATCGTGCTCGTCTGCGCGTTCCTGCTGCTGACGGTCGTCTTCCGCAGCCTGGTCATCCCGCTCAAGGCGGTCGCCCTGAACCTGCTCACCACCGGCGCGTCGTACGGGGTCCTCGTCGCCGTCTTCCAGTGGGGCTGGGGCGACGGGCTGCTCGGCCTGGGCGAGCCCGTGCCGATCGAGTCCTACGTCCCGATGATGATGTTCGCCATCGTCTTCGGCCTGTCGATGGACTACGAGATCTTCCTGCTCTCCCGGATCGCCGAGGAGTGGCACGCGACCGGCGACAACGAGCGGGCGGTCGGCACCGGCCTCTCGCTCACCGGCCGGGTCATCACCTGCGCCGCGCTCATCATGACGGCCGTGTTCCTGTCCTTCACCGGCTCACCGGCCGTCGTGGTCAAGATGCTCGCCCTCGGCCTGGCCGTCAGTGTCGTCCTCGACGCCACCGTCGTACGCCTGGTCCTGGTGCCGTCGCTCATGTTCCTGATGGGGAAGGCGAACTGGTGGCTGCCGCGGTGGCTGGACCGCCGTCTGCCGCACACGACGGTCTGAGGCCGGGCGCGCGGGTGGCGCGGCGGGGGAGCGGAGCCGGGGCACCGGCAGCGGCATGCTTCCCCGCCACCGCCACCGCCACCGCCACCGCCACCGCCACTGCCACCGCCTCGCCGCCACCGCCACCGCCTCGCCGCCACCCCGCCGCCATCGCCACCTCGCCGATGTCGGGTCCTGTCCGCTGGCTCGTTATCATCCGATAGTGGCGTTTTCTTGACATTACTTTCCTGCATGGTCTTTTCCTCCGGGGTGGTCGATGTCCCGCAAGCCGCCGACGGGCGACGACGACGAGCTGCTCACCCGGCTCGGCACGCTGACCGCCCAGGCGCGTGAACGCGCGGAGTTCCAGCGCTCACAGGTCGAACTGGCCATCGCGCTGCAACGCGGCATGCTTCCGGGCGACCTGCCGTCCGCCCCGGGATTCGACGTGGCCGTCCAGTACGCGCCCGCCTGCTACGGCCTCAACGTGGGCGGGGACTGGTACGACGCCTTCGGGCTGCCCGGCGACCGCATCGGCCTGTCCATAGGCGACGTACAGGGCCACAACATCGAGGCGGCGGCGTTCATGGGGCAGGTCAGGGTCGGTCTGCGGGCCCTGGCGTCCGTCACGGGAGATCCCGGGGAGCTCCTCGCCCGTACCAACGACCTCATCCTGTCCCTCGGCTCCGACCTCTTCGCGACCTGCACCTTCATGCGGCTCGACCCGGCCACCGGCATGGTGGAGAGCGCACGGGCCGGGCACATACCCTGCGTCTGGGCGACGGCGGACGGGAAGTCCGGCATCACCGAGGACGAAGGGGGCCCGCCCCTCGGCGTCGAGCCCGGCACCCGCTACCCGGTGACCCGGCACCGCCTCACCACCGGCGGAGTGTTCGTCCTGCTGACCGACGGCGTGGTCGAGGGCCCCTCGATGAACGTGGACGACGGACTCGACCAGGTCGTACGGCTCGCCGGGGTCGCTGCCGTCGCGGGGCTGTCGGCCCGTTCGCTGGCCGCCGCGGTGATCAAGGGAGCCGAGAGCGTGGGGCACGAGGACGACG
Proteins encoded:
- a CDS encoding MMPL family transporter: MSLPPAPLSLAPPSVAARPSALHRTGAFCARHPVWVITAWLLVLAAAFAGRHAVGATFGDQVSLPGSRTAVGADLLERSDPTAGAAGGKVVLHVDSGKVSDHAAALEETLGRLKGLPHATAVAAPVTSADGATAYIAVSFDRKLKSLGHGYTERLDQATTPARDAGIGVGYGGDLHDIVRAPADDAVAEATGVGAALIVLLLAFGSVAAALMPLVTALISVSVGLGVVGIVAGTLTFATSAPTLATMIGLGVGIDYALFLITRFRQYVIDGDDPRTAVGRTTAVSGKAVLVAAVTVAVALLSLYACGLTMIGRLGLAATIAVVVTAAAALTLVPAAMGLVGRRVDVLRVRRRPVAESAGDHDGWHRYARLVARHPWRFFTAGFVLVALCSVPLFSMRLGHIDDGTDPAGSTTRDAYDWIADADGPGFGPGVNGPFTLVVDLAHATVPADRVASRLTDGLTRTDGVANVAPPRTSADGKVLVTTVVPATGPQSAATGALFATLTDTAVPHALEGTGTRGYVTGSTAGQIEFRDTVTERLPLIIAIVLVCAFLLLTVVFRSLVIPLKAVALNLLTTGASYGVLVAVFQWGWGDGLLGLGEPVPIESYVPMMMFAIVFGLSMDYEIFLLSRIAEEWHATGDNERAVGTGLSLTGRVITCAALIMTAVFLSFTGSPAVVVKMLALGLAVSVVLDATVVRLVLVPSLMFLMGKANWWLPRWLDRRLPHTTV
- a CDS encoding PP2C family protein-serine/threonine phosphatase: MSRKPPTGDDDELLTRLGTLTAQARERAEFQRSQVELAIALQRGMLPGDLPSAPGFDVAVQYAPACYGLNVGGDWYDAFGLPGDRIGLSIGDVQGHNIEAAAFMGQVRVGLRALASVTGDPGELLARTNDLILSLGSDLFATCTFMRLDPATGMVESARAGHIPCVWATADGKSGITEDEGGPPLGVEPGTRYPVTRHRLTTGGVFVLLTDGVVEGPSMNVDDGLDQVVRLAGVAAVAGLSARSLAAAVIKGAESVGHEDDAAVLVVRHGAPTVLVPLTSTAPSVPSADEHSAQRPVR